GGTGCGGGTCCAGCGCCAGTCGCGGCCGCCGGCGTCCTCGTGGCCTTCGGCATCCGGACCCAGTTCGCGCAGGTCGACCACGGCGGCTTCGACCGCGACGCTGTCGGCGACGATGGCGGCCAGCACGCGCTCCTCGATCGCCACCGCCGTGCGCGTGCTTTCGCCGGCCAGGTTGAGCAGGCCGAGCACGGCCAGCGCGAACACCACCAGGGCGACGAGCATCTCGATCAGGGAGAAGCCGGCGCCGTGGCGGCCGCCGCGCTCGCCGCACGAACGCCCGCCGCACGAACGCGCGCCGGCGTCAGCGATGCTGGCCATCGACCTTCACCACGCCGCCGCCGTCGACCGAGACCCGCACGCGCTCGCCGTCGCGCAGCAGCACCAGGGCGGCTGGCGTGGCCGCGCCGGTGGGATCGAAGCGGATCGCCAGCGGCGCATCGCGCCGGGCCAGCTGCGGCCGGGTGCCCCGCGTCCAGTCCACGGCGGCGAAGGCGCGGCCGTCGATGGGCTGCCAGCCCTCGAAGCGGCGGCGCGAGAAGCCGTAGCCGCGCGCGGTCACCGCGACCTCCACCGCGCGCATGCCGAGGATGGCTTCGTCGCGTGCGTGGCCCAGGCGGGCGGCGAACCTGTCGGCGTCCTTCCGCAGCATGTCGTCACCGGTGGGCAGGGTCAGCGCCACGGCCGCGCCGGCCAGGCCGATGACGACCAGGGTCACCATCAGCTCGACCAGGGTGAAGCCACGCGCGCGCCGCATGCTCCGGCCTCAGCGCCAGTTGCCGATGTCGGCGCCGTCGCCGTCGCCGCCCTCGGCCACGTCGGCGCCGAAGGAGTAGACATCGAAGCCGCCGCTGCGGCCGGGCTGGCGGTACTGGTAGGCCTGGCCCCACGGATCCTCCGGCAGGCGGCGGATGTAGCCGCCCTTGCGGTAGCGCTCCGGCCGCGCGAGGCCCGATGGCGCCGTCAGCAGTGCGTCCAGCCCCTGCGCGGTGGTCGGGTAGGCCATGTTGTCGAGCCGGTAGGTCTCCAGCGCCTGCTCGAGCACCGAGATGTCGGCGCGCGCCTTTTCGGCCATCGCGCGGTCCTGGCTGGGCATGACGTTGATCATCACCACCGTCGACAGCAGGCCGATGATCACGATCGCGACCATCAGTTCGACCAGGGTGAAGCCGGCACCGCGATGACGGCCCGCGCGCGTGGCGTGGTGGCGACGCAGGCGGGATGCAAGAAGGAAGGGGTGGGTGCGGTGGTGCATGTCGGCCTCCGGTCAGCCGGCCACGAGGGCGTTGAACTGCAGGATCGGCAGCAGGATGGCCAGCACGATCACCGCCACCATCGCGCCCAGCACGATGATGATCAGGGGTTCGAGCAGGCTCATCGCCGCCGTGGTGAAGGTGTTGAACTCGCGTTCGAGGTAGTCGGCGGCGCGGTCGAGCATCGGCGCCAGGCGCCCGCTGTCCTCGCCGCTGGTGGCCATGTACAGCAGGGTCGGCGGGAACACCGCGGCGCGCTTCATCGCGCCCGACAGGCTGCCGCCCTCGCGGATGACCTCGACCATCGACTCGGTGGCCTCGCGCAGCACGCTGTTGCCGACGGTGCGCGCGGTGATCGCCAGGCCCTCGATCAGCGGCAGGCCGCTGTCGGACATGGTGGCCAGCGTGCGTGCCATGCGCGCGGCGTGGACGTCGCGCAGCAGCCGGCCGAGCAGCGGCAGGCGCAGCAGCGCGGCATCGAACCGGCGACGCAGTGCCGGCCTGCGCAGCAGCCGCGATGCCGTGATCGCGGCGGCGGCCAGCAGCACGGCCATCGGCAGCCACCACGTGGAGAGAAGTTCGGAGAAGCCGATCACGATCCGGGTCAGCAGCGGCAGCTCGCGGCCCATGGACTCGAACTGCTCCACCACCTTCGGCACCACGAAGACCATCAGCGCGATCACCACCAGCACCGCGGTCACCGCCAGCGCCGCCGGGTACACCAGCGCCGAGACCAGCTTGCCGCGCACCTGCTGGTCGCGCTCGTGCAGGTCGGCCAGGCGCTCGAGGATCGCGGGAAGCGCTCCGGTGCCTTCGCCGGCGGCGACCATCGCCCGGTACAGCGGCGGGAAGGCGCGGGGCTCGCGCGCCATGGCATCGGACAGGCGGAAGCCCTCGACCACGCGGGCGTGGGTGGCCATGACCACGCGCCGTACCGCCGGGCGTTCGGACTGGCTGCCGATGGTGCGCAGCGCTTCCTCCAGCGGCGCCACCGCCACCAGCGTCGCGAGCTGGCGCGTGAGCAGGGTCAGGTCCCTGGCGCGGAAGCGGCCGCCGCCGCGCGAGACCTGCTCCGCGCGCACGGTGGCCGGCTCCACGCGCACCGGCAGCAGCCGGCGGCCTTCCAGCAGGCGCCGCGCCTCGGCGGCGTTGCCGGCGTCGATCACGCCGTCGCGGCTGCGCCCCTGCATGTCGAGCGCGGAATACTCAAACGCCGCCATGGTCCTTCAGCTCCTGGCGGGTGACGCGCATGGCTTCCTCGAGCGTGGTCTCGCCGCGCAGCACGGCGGCGCGGGCGGCATCGCCCAGGCGCTGGCCGCCCGCGAAGGCCGCCGCGGCCAAGGCGTCTTCATCGGCGTTGGCACCGATCAGCTGGCGCATGCGCTCGTCGATCTGCAGCGCTTCGTGGATGCCCAGGCGTCCGGCGTAGCCGGTGTAGCTGCACTGCGCGCAGCCCGCGGCGCGGTAGAGCGTGGCTTGGATGTCGATGCAGGCGTCGGCATCGACATCGGCGTTGACGTCGGCGTCGGCGTCGGCCACGGACACGACGCGATAGGCGTCGGAGCCGGCACCGAGAAGTCGCAGTGCGCTGGTGCGGCCCTCGTCGGTGACGGGTTCGCGACACGCCGTGCACAGCCGCCGCAGCAGCCGCTGCGCCACCACAAGCCGCAGGCTCGACGCGAGCAGGAAAGGTTCGATGCCCATGTCCCGCAATCGCGTCACCGCGCCCGGCGCGTCGTTGGTGTGCACGGTCGACAGCACCAGGTGGCCGGTCAGGCTCGCCTGCACCGCGATCTGCGCGGTCTCGGGATCGCGCACCTCGCCGACCATCACCACGTCCGGATCCTGGCGCAGG
The sequence above is a segment of the Luteimonas sp. MC1750 genome. Coding sequences within it:
- the gspI gene encoding type II secretion system minor pseudopilin GspI; the protein is MASIADAGARSCGGRSCGERGGRHGAGFSLIEMLVALVVFALAVLGLLNLAGESTRTAVAIEERVLAAIVADSVAVEAAVVDLRELGPDAEGHEDAGGRDWRWTRTTAATADPELLRVDIRVSPPGESRVAAEVSLFRSMPQ
- the gspG gene encoding type II secretion system major pseudopilin GspG, producing MHHRTHPFLLASRLRRHHATRAGRHRGAGFTLVELMVAIVIIGLLSTVVMINVMPSQDRAMAEKARADISVLEQALETYRLDNMAYPTTAQGLDALLTAPSGLARPERYRKGGYIRRLPEDPWGQAYQYRQPGRSGGFDVYSFGADVAEGGDGDGADIGNWR
- the gspF gene encoding type II secretion system inner membrane protein GspF; the protein is MAAFEYSALDMQGRSRDGVIDAGNAAEARRLLEGRRLLPVRVEPATVRAEQVSRGGGRFRARDLTLLTRQLATLVAVAPLEEALRTIGSQSERPAVRRVVMATHARVVEGFRLSDAMAREPRAFPPLYRAMVAAGEGTGALPAILERLADLHERDQQVRGKLVSALVYPAALAVTAVLVVIALMVFVVPKVVEQFESMGRELPLLTRIVIGFSELLSTWWLPMAVLLAAAAITASRLLRRPALRRRFDAALLRLPLLGRLLRDVHAARMARTLATMSDSGLPLIEGLAITARTVGNSVLREATESMVEVIREGGSLSGAMKRAAVFPPTLLYMATSGEDSGRLAPMLDRAADYLEREFNTFTTAAMSLLEPLIIIVLGAMVAVIVLAILLPILQFNALVAG
- a CDS encoding GspH/FimT family pseudopilin, whose translation is MRRARGFTLVELMVTLVVIGLAGAAVALTLPTGDDMLRKDADRFAARLGHARDEAILGMRAVEVAVTARGYGFSRRRFEGWQPIDGRAFAAVDWTRGTRPQLARRDAPLAIRFDPTGAATPAALVLLRDGERVRVSVDGGGVVKVDGQHR